AAAACAGTATGACTTTAATTAACGGCAGTATAGACAGAGCTGTAAGCGGCGTTGATTATGGCCTTGGCTTAAGGATATTTGACGGCTTCGGTGCTATCTATGCCTACACCAACGACTTATCCTACGAAAACCTTATGAGAATAGCCGATGAAGCGGCAGAAGCCGTTAAAAACCCTGTAGAAGGCATCAGAGTTATGGACTTTACAGTAAAAAAGGCCCGTAATATTTCCCCGATTAAAATAATGCCTGAAAAGGTTTCTAAAAAGGAAGTTTCAGATCTTTTAAAAGAAGCTTCCGACAGCGCTTTTAAATACAGCACCTTAATTACCCAAACCAACGGAAGCTATTCTGATGTGGTACAGAAGGTTAACATCATTACAAGCGAAGGACTCTGGGCAGAAGACGAGCGGGTTTTAACGAATATTACCGTTGCTTCTGTTGCTTCAAGCGAAACGGAAAAGCAAAACGGTTTTATAAGAAAAGGCGCAAGAAAGGGCTTTGAGCTTCTTGAAGAAATTAATATGGCAGAATACGGCAGAAAAAGCGCGGAAACCGCCGTTACAATGCTAAAGGCAGATTTATGCCCCAGTGGAAGTATGCCGGTAGTTATAGATAACGGCTTTGGGGGTGTAATATTCCATGAAGCCTGCGGTCACGGCCTGGAAGCTACTGCCGTTGCCAAAAACGCCTCTGTTTTCTGCGGAAAGCTCGGTAAGCAAATAGCCTCTGAAAAGGTAACAGCCATAGACGACGGTGCAATGCCTAACGAATGGGGAAGCCTTAACATAGACGACGAAGGAACGCCTACCCAAAAGAATATTCTCATTGAAAAGGGTATTTTAAAATCATATTTAGTAGATAAGCTGAATGGCCTTAAAATGAATATGAATTCCACAGGCTCCGGCAGAAGAGAATCTTATCGATTTGCACCTACCTCAAGAATGAATAAT
This is a stretch of genomic DNA from Anaeropeptidivorans aminofermentans. It encodes these proteins:
- a CDS encoding TldD/PmbA family protein, producing the protein MNISYLIDKDTAKDMLLRALKTGGSFAEIFVEHTVKNSMTLINGSIDRAVSGVDYGLGLRIFDGFGAIYAYTNDLSYENLMRIADEAAEAVKNPVEGIRVMDFTVKKARNISPIKIMPEKVSKKEVSDLLKEASDSAFKYSTLITQTNGSYSDVVQKVNIITSEGLWAEDERVLTNITVASVASSETEKQNGFIRKGARKGFELLEEINMAEYGRKSAETAVTMLKADLCPSGSMPVVIDNGFGGVIFHEACGHGLEATAVAKNASVFCGKLGKQIASEKVTAIDDGAMPNEWGSLNIDDEGTPTQKNILIEKGILKSYLVDKLNGLKMNMNSTGSGRRESYRFAPTSRMNNTYLAAGTDKKEDIISSVEYGLYAKNMGGGSVSTATGDFNFAVNEAYMIEKGKITNPVRGATLIGKGSEILMDIDMVSDNLALAQGMCGSISGSIPANVGQPTIRVKKITVGGRK